The following are encoded together in the Glycine soja cultivar W05 chromosome 5, ASM419377v2, whole genome shotgun sequence genome:
- the LOC114411480 gene encoding F-box/kelch-repeat protein At3g23880-like: protein MAKETFPIELIVEILSWLPVKPLIRFRCVSKTWKSLISHPIMVKLHLQRSSKNPHVLLTFEDNNRNNDNCYSFAATCSIRRLLENPSSTVDDGCYQFNDKNHFVVGVCNGLVCLLNSLDRDDYEEYWVRFWNPATRTMSEDSPRLSLHWRKYKTGRNDWVCGYPRCGFGYDGLSDTYKVVIILSNVKLQRTEVRVHSVGDTRWRKTLTCPVFPFMEQLDGKFVGGTVNWLALHMSSSYYRWEDVNVNEIVIFSYDLKTQTYKYLLLPDGLARGCLG from the coding sequence ATGGCCAAAGAAACATTCCCCATAGAACTAATAGTAGAAATTCTGTCATGGCTTCCCGTGAAGCCTTTGATCCGATTCAGGTGTGTTTCCAAGACTTGGAAATCCCTAATCTCCCATCCAATCATGGTTAAATTGCACCTCCAAAGGTCGTCCAAAAACCCCCACGTCCTATTAACATTTGAGGACAACAACAGGAACAACGATAACTGTTATTCCTTCGCTGCAACCTGCTCTATACGTCGTTTACTTGAGAATCCATCATCCACTGTTGACGATGGTTGCTACCAATTCAACGACAAGAATCACTTTGTCGTTGGTGTCTGTAATGGCTTGGTTTGCTTGCTTAATTCTCTTGATAGGGATGACTATGAGGAATACTGGGTCCGATTTTGGAACCCGGCCACAAGGACTATGTCCGAAGATTCGCCACGCTTAAGTCTCCATTGGCGCAAATATAAAACTGGGCGGAATGATTGGGTCTGTGGGTATCCAAGGTGTGGGTTTGGCTACGACGGTTTAAGTGACACTTACAAGGTGGTGATAATCCTTTCGAATGTTAAACTACAGAGAACAGAAGTGAGAGTTCACAGCGTGGGTGATACTCGTTGGAGAAAGACTTTAACTTGTCCTGTTTTCCCGTTTATGGAACAACTTGATGGAAAGTTTGTGGGTGGCACTGTTAACTGGTTAGCACTCCATATGTCGAGTTCTTATTATCGATGGGAAGATGTTAATGTTAATGAGATTGTGATTTTTTCGTATGATCTAAAGACCCAGACATACAAATATTTGTTGTTGCCTGATGGTCTTGCAAGAGGTTGCTTGGGGTGA